The following proteins are co-located in the Gossypium hirsutum isolate 1008001.06 chromosome A02, Gossypium_hirsutum_v2.1, whole genome shotgun sequence genome:
- the LOC107952020 gene encoding psbP domain-containing protein 4, chloroplastic has translation MGTTLFSGCRSFSWQQLSLSCSFAHSSSSENGISRPKAVPTSRGNGLVDKEKDNSLGISSRRSLLITGISVASSSVLGFPGEGMAVVKQGLLAGRIPGLSEPDEQGWRTYRRPDDKSGGHGVGWSPIIPYSFSVPQDFEEVPVSIADLGGTEIDLRFASSKEGRLFVIVAPVLRFADNLGDDATIQKIGPPEKVIGAFGPEVIGENVEGKVLSMNTVEHDGRMYYQYELEPPHVLITATAAGNRLYLFSVTGSGLQWKRHYQDLKRISESFRVV, from the exons atgggcACCACATTGTTTTCCGGCTGTCGTAGCTTTTCATGGCAGCAACTATCTCTTTCTTGCAGTTTCGCTCACTCTTCTTCATCAGAAAATGGGATTTCAAGGCCAAAAGCTGTTCCCACGTCAAGAGGAAATGGGTTGGTTGATAAGGAGAAGGACAATTCATTGGGGATTTCGAGTAGACGATCCCTTTTGATCACTGGGATATCTGTAGCGTCATCGTCTGTATTAGGATTTCCAGGTGAGGGAATGGCAGTCGTCAAACAAGGTCTTCTAGCAGGAAGGATACCTGGCTTGTCTGAGCCCGATGAACAAG GTTGGAGGACTTATCGAAGACCAGATGACAAGTCAGGAGGGCATGGTGTTGGATGGAGTCCTATCATCCCTTATTCCTTTTCAGTGCCTCAAGATTTTGAGGAG GTTCCTGTATCTATAGCAGATTTAGGCGGTACAGAGATTGACTTGAGGTTTGCTAGCTCGAAAGAAGGACGATTGTTTGTCATTGTTGCACCTGTTCTTAGATTTGCTGACA ATCTTGGTGACGATGCCACGATTCAGAAGATCGGACCTCCGGAGAAGGTGATCGGTGCATTTGGACCAGAAGTGATCGGTGAAAACGTAGAAGGCAAGGTTCTAAGCATGAACACAGTGGAGCATGATGGCAGAATGTATTACCAATATGAATTGGAGCCACCCCATGTACTGATTACCGCAACTGCAGCTGGTAATCGCCTTTACCTATTCAGTGTAACCGGAAGTG GTCTTCAATGGAAAAGGCATTACCAGGATTTAAAGAGGATATCCGAGTCTTTTCGTGTAGTCTAG
- the LOC107952019 gene encoding probable glucuronosyltransferase GUT1, producing MSSKPRIFSAHSHTAPLCTRTHQIAALILVTATFFFTRLFDQSFPPSPCYLDRHLNLHVAKTNDAGHLLWPDRGYGSHLSLKIYVYDDNEIDGLKDLLYGRDGSISSNACLKGQWGSQVKIHRLLLESRFRTRKKEEADLFFVPAYVKCVRMLGGLNDKEINQTYVKVLSQMPYFRRSGGRDHIFVFPSGAGAHLFRSWSTYINRSIILTPEGDRTDKKDTSAFNTWKDIIVPGNVDDGMTKTGATVFQPLPLSKRKYLANYLGRAQKKVGRLKLIELAKQYPDKLECPELQFSGPNKLGRVEYFQHLGNSKFCLAPRGESSWTLRFYESFFVECVPVILSDQVELPFQNVIDYTEISIKWPSTSIGPELLDYLASIPDEVIEQIIGRGRQVRCLWVYAPDSEPCSTMRALMWELQRKVRQFHQSAETFWLHNGSVVNRNLVEFAKWKPPMPLP from the exons atgagttccaagcctCGAATCTTCTCAGCGCATTCCCACACCGCTCCTTTATGCACTCGTACTCACCAGATCGCCGCTCTCATCCTCGTAACCGCCACTTTCTTCTTCACTCGTCTCTTCGACCAATCCTTCCCTCCGTCTCCCTGCTACCTCGATCGCCACCTTAATCTTCACGTCGCTAAAACCAATGACGCCGGCCACCTATTGTGGCCCGACCGAGGGTACGGTTCCCACCTCTCTCTCAAGATCTATGTCTACGACGATAACGAGATCGACGGCTTAAAAGACCTTTTGTACGGTAGAGACGGCTCCATTTCGTCCAATGCCTGTCTCAAAGGCCAGTGGGGTTCTCAG GTTAAAATCCACAGGTTATTGCTTGAATCTCGATTTCGAACCAGAAAGAAAGAGGAAGCTGATTTATTCTTTGTACCAGCTTATGTTAAATGTGTTCGGATGTTGGGTGGCCTTAATGACAAAGAAATCAATCAAACTTATGTCAAG GTTTTGAGCCAAATGCCGTATTTCAGGAGGTCAGGAGGGCGTGACCATATATTTGTTTTCCCAAG TGGTGCTGGAGCTCACTTATTTAGATCTTGGTCAACCTATATAAATCGATCTATAATTCTCACTCCCGAG GGAGACCGTACTGATAAGAAAGACACAAGTGCTTTTAATACATGGAAAGATATCATCGTTCCTGGAAATGTTGATGATGGGATGACGAAAACAGGGGCTACTGTTTTCCAGCCATTGCCTCTATCTAAGAGAAAGTATTTGGCAAACTATTTAGGCCGGGCGCAAAAAAAGGTTGGTCGTCTTAAGCTGATTGAGCTTGCAAAGCAATATCCAGATAAG TTGGAATGTCCAGAGTTACAGTTCAGTGGTCCTAACAAATTGGGAAGAGTGGAATATTTTCAGCATCTGGGCAATTCCAAATTTTGCCTCGCACCACGTGGAGAGTCATCTTGGACCCTCCGTTTTTATGAGTCGTTTTTTGTG GAATGTGTTCCAGTCATCTTATCAGATCAAGTAGAATTACCTTTTCAAAATGTAATTGACTACACAGAGATATCAATCAAATGGCCATCCACATCAATAGGGCCTGAGCTTCTGGATTACCTGGCTTCGATACCAG ATGAGGTCATAGAGCAGATAATAGGTCGTGGCAGGCAAGTAAGATGTTTGTGGGTTTATGCTCCAGACTCGGAGCCATGTTCTACAATGCGAGCGTTAATGTGGGAGCTTCAGAGGAAAGTGAGGCAATTTCACCAATCAGCTGAAACATTTTGGCTGCATAATGGATCCGTAGTGAATAGGAATCTTGTTGAATTTGCGAAGTGGAAACCTCCTATGCCTCTGCCTTGA